In the genome of Streptomyces pactum, one region contains:
- a CDS encoding M28 family metallopeptidase, whose product MSRTASRHRAALAAGVCTALTSVLLTGAADAQAAPPSAAAAAPDIDVAAVRADLAALQTIAERHGGDRAHGSPGYRASVDHLKAKLDAAGFATTVQRFSYDGSTGYNLVADWPGGDAEHVVMAGSHLDSVPGAPGINDNGSGSAAVLEVALAVAESGLKPTRHLRFVWWGAEEYGMVGSGHYVDGLAADDRARIDAYLNFDMLGSRNAGYFVYDDDPELEEVFTDWYADRGVATEAETEGDGRSDHTPFQDAGIRVGGLFSGAETAKSRTQADKWGGTAGRPFDPCYHSSCDSVTNIDPVALDRNTDAIAHAVWRLSS is encoded by the coding sequence GTGTCCCGAACCGCATCCCGGCACCGGGCCGCGCTCGCGGCCGGTGTCTGTACCGCGCTCACCTCGGTCCTGCTCACCGGCGCCGCGGACGCCCAGGCGGCGCCCCCGTCCGCCGCCGCGGCGGCCCCCGACATCGACGTCGCGGCGGTCCGTGCCGACCTGGCCGCCCTCCAGACCATCGCCGAACGCCACGGCGGCGACCGGGCGCACGGCAGCCCCGGCTACCGGGCGTCCGTCGACCACCTCAAGGCGAAGCTGGACGCCGCCGGTTTCGCCACCACGGTCCAGCGGTTCTCCTACGACGGCAGCACCGGCTACAACCTGGTGGCCGACTGGCCGGGCGGCGATGCCGAACACGTCGTGATGGCCGGTTCACACCTGGACTCGGTGCCCGGCGCCCCCGGGATCAACGACAACGGCTCGGGCTCGGCCGCCGTCCTGGAGGTCGCGCTGGCCGTGGCGGAGTCCGGCCTGAAGCCCACGAGGCACCTGCGGTTCGTCTGGTGGGGCGCCGAGGAGTACGGCATGGTCGGCTCCGGCCATTACGTGGACGGGCTGGCCGCCGACGACCGCGCGAGGATCGACGCGTACCTCAACTTCGACATGCTGGGCTCCCGCAACGCCGGCTACTTCGTCTACGACGACGACCCGGAGCTGGAGGAGGTCTTCACCGACTGGTACGCGGACCGGGGAGTCGCCACCGAGGCGGAGACCGAGGGCGACGGCCGTTCCGACCACACCCCGTTCCAGGACGCGGGCATCCGGGTGGGCGGGCTGTTCAGCGGCGCGGAGACCGCCAAGAGCCGGACACAGGCCGACAAGTGGGGCGGTACCGCGGGCCGGCCGTTCGACCCGTGCTACCACTCCTCCTGCGACTCGGTCACGAACATCGACCCGGTGGCGCTGGACCGGAACACCGACGCGATCGCCCACGCCGTCTGGCGGCTCAGCTCCTGA
- a CDS encoding urease subunit beta: MIPGEILLAEDPVPLNEGRPVTRLTVLNTADRPVQVGSHYHFAETNPGLDFDRAAAHGLRLHIPAGTAVRFEPGIPVEVALVPLAGARIVPGLRGAVAGPLDPVPADAPGPLDPAPGAPAGPRARGAGGGER; the protein is encoded by the coding sequence GTGATACCCGGAGAGATCCTCCTGGCCGAGGACCCCGTGCCGCTCAACGAGGGGCGGCCGGTGACCCGGCTGACCGTGCTCAACACTGCCGACCGCCCGGTGCAGGTCGGCTCGCACTACCACTTCGCCGAGACCAACCCCGGCCTCGACTTCGACCGGGCGGCGGCCCACGGGCTGCGGCTGCACATCCCGGCCGGCACCGCCGTGCGCTTCGAGCCGGGCATCCCGGTCGAGGTGGCCCTGGTGCCCCTCGCCGGTGCCCGGATCGTCCCCGGACTGCGCGGTGCCGTCGCCGGCCCGCTGGACCCGGTGCCCGCGGACGCCCCCGGACCACTGGACCCGGCACCCGGCGCGCCCGCCGGGCCGCGGGCCCGGGGTGCCGGCGGGGGTGAGCGGTGA
- a CDS encoding 8-amino-7-oxononanoate synthase: MPAKRQDGPFDWIDAQREQRRRAGLVRELRPRPATSPLLDLAGNDYLGLARHPGVTAAAGAAAREWGAGSTGSRLVTGSTELHARLEAELAAFCGFEAALVLSSGYAANLAAVTALTVRGGLLVSDESNHASLIDGCRLSRAETAVVPHADPEAVRKALDGHDGPALAVTDSVFSVDGDAAPLRELADACRAGGAGLLVDDAHGLGVLGDGGRGAPYAAGLAGAGDVVATVTLSKSLGSQGGAVLGPARVVEHLVNTARTLIFDTGLNPAAAGAALAALRLLRGEPGRAERVREVAGALHAGLTAAGLAAVRPDAAVVSVRAPSPEAAVRWAADCRAAGLAVGCFRPPSVPDGVSRLRLTARADLTDEQVARAVETVAGTAPRPV, encoded by the coding sequence ATGCCCGCCAAGCGCCAGGACGGTCCGTTCGACTGGATCGACGCACAGCGCGAACAGCGCCGCCGCGCCGGACTCGTCCGCGAGCTGCGGCCCCGGCCGGCCACCTCCCCGCTGCTCGACCTGGCCGGGAACGACTACCTGGGGCTGGCCCGGCACCCCGGGGTGACCGCCGCCGCGGGCGCCGCGGCCCGGGAGTGGGGTGCCGGTTCCACCGGCTCCCGCCTGGTCACCGGCAGCACCGAGCTGCACGCCCGGCTGGAGGCCGAACTCGCCGCCTTCTGCGGGTTCGAGGCCGCGCTGGTGCTCTCCTCCGGCTACGCGGCCAACCTCGCCGCCGTCACCGCGCTGACCGTACGCGGCGGACTGCTGGTCTCCGACGAGTCCAACCACGCCTCGCTCATCGACGGCTGCCGGCTCTCCCGGGCGGAGACCGCCGTGGTGCCGCACGCCGACCCCGAGGCGGTGCGCAAGGCCCTCGACGGGCACGACGGCCCGGCGCTCGCCGTCACCGACTCGGTGTTCTCCGTCGACGGCGACGCCGCCCCGCTGCGCGAGCTGGCGGACGCCTGCCGGGCCGGCGGGGCGGGGCTGCTGGTGGACGACGCCCACGGCCTCGGCGTCCTCGGCGACGGCGGCCGGGGCGCCCCGTACGCCGCCGGGCTGGCCGGCGCCGGGGACGTGGTCGCCACCGTCACCCTCTCCAAGTCCCTGGGCAGCCAGGGCGGCGCGGTGCTCGGCCCGGCCCGGGTCGTCGAGCACCTGGTCAACACCGCCCGGACGCTGATCTTCGACACCGGCCTCAACCCGGCCGCCGCCGGGGCGGCGCTGGCGGCCCTGCGCCTGCTGCGCGGCGAACCGGGGCGCGCGGAGCGCGTGCGCGAGGTGGCCGGCGCCCTGCACGCCGGGCTGACCGCCGCCGGGCTCGCGGCGGTCCGGCCGGACGCGGCGGTGGTCTCGGTCCGCGCCCCGTCCCCGGAGGCCGCGGTGCGCTGGGCGGCGGACTGCCGGGCCGCCGGGCTCGCGGTCGGCTGCTTCCGCCCGCCGTCGGTCCCCGACGGCGTCTCCCGGCTGCGGCTCACCGCACGGGCCGACCTGACGGACGAACAGGTGGCGCGCGCGGTGGAGACCGTCGCCGGCACCGCGCCGCGTCCGGTGTGA
- a CDS encoding adenosylmethionine--8-amino-7-oxononanoate transaminase: protein MPEPLTAGELLALDRQHVWHPYGPMPGRQEPLLVESAAGVRLRLGAPAEGRTELIDGMSSWWSALHGYNHPVLNEAARAQLDRMSHVMFGGLTHEPAVRLAARLVEITPEPLQHVFLADSGSVSVEVAVKMCLQYWRSVGRPGRQRLLTWRGGYHGDTWQPMSVCDPDGGMHHLWSGLLPQQVFADAPPTGFDAEPDPAYVAHLRELFARHTDELAAVIVEPVVQNAGGMRFHSPGYLRVLRELCDEHDLPLVFDEIATGFGRTGTLFAAGHAGVSPDVMCVGKALTGGYLTLGATLCTTRIAEGISGGAVPVLAHGPTFMGNPLATAVAGASIDLLLSHDWQQEVKRIETGLRSGLAEAAGLPGVRDVRVLGAIGVVQLDHPVDMAAATRAAIREGVWLRPFGELLYTMPPFVTGDEDLARICAAVRAAALAG, encoded by the coding sequence ATGCCTGAGCCGCTGACCGCCGGCGAACTGCTGGCCCTGGACCGGCAGCACGTCTGGCACCCCTACGGGCCGATGCCGGGCCGCCAGGAACCGCTGCTGGTCGAGTCGGCCGCGGGGGTGCGGCTGCGGCTGGGCGCCCCCGCGGAGGGGCGGACCGAGCTGATCGACGGCATGTCGTCGTGGTGGTCGGCGCTGCACGGCTACAACCACCCGGTGCTGAACGAGGCGGCCCGCGCCCAGCTGGACCGGATGAGCCACGTGATGTTCGGCGGGCTCACCCATGAGCCCGCGGTGCGGCTGGCCGCCCGGCTGGTGGAGATCACCCCGGAGCCGCTGCAGCACGTCTTCCTGGCCGACTCCGGTTCGGTGTCGGTCGAGGTCGCGGTGAAGATGTGCCTGCAGTACTGGCGGTCGGTCGGCCGGCCGGGCCGGCAGCGGCTGCTGACCTGGCGCGGCGGCTACCACGGCGACACCTGGCAGCCGATGTCGGTGTGCGATCCGGACGGCGGGATGCACCATCTGTGGTCGGGGTTGCTGCCCCAACAGGTGTTCGCCGACGCGCCGCCGACCGGTTTCGACGCCGAGCCGGACCCGGCGTACGTGGCCCATCTGCGGGAGCTGTTCGCCCGGCACACCGACGAGCTGGCCGCGGTGATCGTGGAGCCGGTGGTGCAGAACGCCGGCGGGATGCGCTTCCACTCCCCCGGCTACCTGCGGGTGCTGCGGGAGCTGTGCGACGAGCACGACCTGCCGCTGGTCTTCGACGAGATCGCCACCGGCTTCGGCCGCACCGGCACGCTCTTCGCCGCCGGGCACGCCGGGGTCTCGCCCGATGTGATGTGCGTGGGCAAGGCGCTGACCGGCGGCTATCTCACGCTGGGCGCCACGCTGTGCACCACCCGGATCGCCGAGGGCATCTCCGGCGGAGCGGTGCCGGTGCTCGCCCACGGCCCCACCTTCATGGGCAATCCGCTGGCCACCGCGGTCGCCGGAGCCTCGATCGACCTGCTGCTGTCGCACGACTGGCAGCAGGAGGTCAAGCGGATCGAGACCGGGCTGCGGTCGGGTCTGGCGGAGGCGGCCGGGCTCCCCGGGGTCCGCGACGTGCGGGTGCTGGGCGCCATCGGCGTGGTGCAGCTGGACCACCCGGTGGACATGGCCGCCGCGACCCGCGCCGCGATACGGGAGGGCGTGTGGCTGCGGCCGTTCGGGGAGCTGCTGTACACCATGCCGCCGTTCGTGACCGGCGACGAGGACCTGGCGCGGATCTGCGCCGCGGTCCGGGCGGCGGCCCTGGCGGGCTGA
- a CDS encoding urease accessory protein UreF produces the protein MAADTPRAALLALADGRFPAGGHAHSGGAEAAVAAGRIHDAATLEAFCRGRLHTAGLTAAGLAAAAAAGMDPLLLDEAADARTPSAALRATARRLGRQMLRAGRAAWPAPELDALDAARPRGVHQPVVLGLVVRVAGLPPGDAAHLAGYEAVSGPATAVVRLLGLDPFEATAVLARLSGEVDRVAADATAAARRAVRAGPGELPAASAPLLDITAEAHASWPVRLFAS, from the coding sequence ATGGCCGCCGACACCCCCCGAGCGGCCCTGCTGGCCCTCGCCGACGGCAGGTTCCCGGCCGGCGGCCACGCGCACTCCGGCGGCGCGGAGGCCGCCGTGGCCGCGGGCCGCATCCACGACGCGGCCACGCTGGAGGCGTTCTGCCGGGGCAGGCTGCACACCGCCGGCCTCACCGCCGCCGGCCTCGCCGCCGCGGCCGCCGCCGGGATGGACCCGCTGCTGCTGGACGAGGCCGCCGACGCCCGCACCCCCTCCGCGGCGCTGCGGGCCACCGCCCGCCGGCTGGGCCGCCAGATGCTGCGCGCCGGCCGCGCCGCCTGGCCCGCCCCGGAACTGGACGCGCTCGACGCGGCCCGCCCGCGCGGCGTCCACCAGCCGGTGGTGCTCGGCCTGGTGGTGCGCGTCGCGGGCCTGCCGCCCGGGGACGCCGCCCACCTCGCCGGGTACGAGGCGGTCAGCGGCCCGGCGACCGCCGTGGTGCGGCTGCTGGGCCTGGACCCCTTCGAGGCCACCGCGGTGCTCGCCCGTCTCTCCGGCGAGGTGGACCGGGTCGCCGCGGACGCCACCGCGGCGGCCCGGCGCGCGGTGCGTGCCGGGCCTGGTGAACTGCCCGCCGCCTCGGCCCCGCTGCTCGACATCACCGCCGAGGCCCACGCGAGCTGGCCGGTACGCCTCTTCGCCTCCTGA
- a CDS encoding urease accessory protein UreD has product MTRLDSAGPLALRRLAHRGPQARVALVGAMSAPLGGDRLSLTAELADGARLRFTTVAATLALPGRTAAPARYDTSLTVGEDAVLHWLPEPLISARGSDLRVRTRVELAATARLALREEQVLGRAGEPPGDLTTRLTVHRAGRPLLDQELRYGPGAPGWDGPAVLGGHRAVGQLLVVDPAFEDRPPGPVALGGTAVVTRPAGPAVLVTAVADDALRLRALFDHVSDLTAW; this is encoded by the coding sequence CTGACCCGGCTGGACAGCGCCGGGCCGCTGGCCCTGCGCCGGCTCGCGCACCGCGGGCCGCAGGCCCGGGTGGCGCTGGTCGGCGCGATGAGCGCACCGCTGGGCGGCGACCGGCTGAGCCTCACCGCGGAGCTGGCCGACGGCGCCCGGCTGCGGTTCACCACCGTCGCAGCCACCCTGGCGCTGCCCGGCCGGACCGCCGCGCCCGCCCGCTACGACACCTCGCTCACGGTGGGCGAGGACGCGGTCCTCCACTGGCTGCCCGAGCCGCTGATCTCGGCCCGCGGCAGCGACCTGCGGGTGCGCACCCGGGTCGAGCTGGCCGCCACCGCCCGGCTGGCGCTCCGGGAGGAACAGGTCCTGGGGCGCGCCGGTGAACCGCCCGGCGACCTCACCACCCGCCTCACCGTCCACCGCGCGGGGCGCCCGCTGCTGGACCAGGAGCTGCGGTACGGGCCGGGCGCGCCCGGCTGGGACGGCCCGGCGGTGCTCGGCGGCCACCGGGCGGTCGGCCAACTCCTGGTGGTGGACCCGGCGTTCGAGGACCGGCCGCCGGGCCCGGTGGCGCTCGGCGGGACCGCGGTGGTCACCCGGCCGGCCGGACCGGCGGTGCTCGTCACCGCCGTGGCGGACGACGCGCTGCGACTGCGCGCGTTGTTCGATCATGTGTCCGACCTCACGGCTTGGTAA
- the bioD gene encoding dethiobiotin synthase: MSVLVVTGTNTEIGKTVVTAAVAAAALARGRTVAVLKPAQTGVAAGEPGDVAEVTRLAGPVTGAELARYPEPLAPDVAARRAALPTVGPKDVAAEAERLAATHDLVLVEGAGGLLVRFDEEGGTLADAARLLDAPVLVVTQAGLGTLNSTHLTAEALRARGLRCPGVVIGRWPATPDLAVRCNLTDLPKDAGAPLLGAVPDEAGALPPEEFRASAPGWLAPALGGTWDAAAFTAHFTD; the protein is encoded by the coding sequence ATGTCGGTGCTCGTGGTCACCGGTACCAACACCGAGATCGGAAAGACGGTGGTGACGGCGGCCGTGGCGGCCGCCGCACTCGCCCGGGGCCGGACGGTGGCGGTGCTCAAACCGGCGCAGACCGGCGTCGCGGCCGGCGAGCCGGGCGACGTCGCGGAGGTCACACGGCTGGCCGGTCCGGTGACCGGCGCCGAACTGGCCCGGTACCCCGAGCCGCTCGCCCCGGACGTGGCGGCGCGCCGCGCGGCACTGCCCACGGTGGGGCCCAAGGACGTCGCGGCCGAGGCCGAGCGGCTCGCCGCCACGCACGACCTGGTGCTGGTGGAGGGGGCCGGCGGGCTGCTGGTCCGCTTCGACGAGGAGGGCGGGACGCTCGCCGACGCGGCCCGGCTGCTGGACGCACCGGTCCTGGTCGTCACCCAGGCCGGCCTGGGCACCCTCAACTCCACCCACCTGACGGCCGAGGCGCTGCGCGCCCGGGGGCTGCGCTGCCCCGGGGTGGTGATCGGCCGCTGGCCCGCCACCCCGGACCTGGCGGTCCGGTGCAACCTCACCGACCTGCCCAAGGACGCGGGTGCGCCGCTGCTCGGCGCGGTGCCGGACGAGGCCGGCGCACTGCCGCCCGAGGAGTTCCGGGCGAGCGCACCGGGCTGGCTGGCACCGGCGCTGGGCGGCACCTGGGACGCGGCGGCCTTCACCGCGCACTTCACGGACTGA
- a CDS encoding C40 family peptidase, with translation MSTRTQNPAAPATARFRTTTTAVTAAALGALLVPSLATDAEAAAVSARALRVAASKQGSPYQWGATGPYRFDCSGLTLYAFKRVGKRLPRTAAAQYNHTRHIRASQRHRGDLVFFHSRGHVYHVGIYAGRNRIWHSPKTGAVVRLERIWSNSVWYGRVR, from the coding sequence ATGAGCACGCGCACGCAGAATCCCGCGGCCCCGGCAACCGCCCGGTTCCGCACCACCACCACAGCCGTGACCGCCGCCGCCCTCGGGGCGCTGCTGGTCCCGTCGCTGGCGACCGACGCGGAGGCCGCCGCGGTGTCCGCCAGGGCGCTGCGGGTCGCGGCGTCCAAACAGGGGTCCCCCTACCAATGGGGGGCCACCGGCCCCTACCGCTTCGACTGTTCGGGGCTGACGCTGTACGCCTTCAAACGGGTCGGCAAGCGGCTGCCGCGCACCGCCGCGGCGCAGTACAACCACACCCGGCACATCAGGGCGTCCCAGCGGCACCGCGGTGACCTGGTGTTCTTCCACTCCCGCGGCCACGTCTACCACGTGGGCATCTACGCCGGGCGGAACCGGATCTGGCACTCCCCCAAGACCGGGGCGGTGGTGCGGCTGGAACGGATCTGGTCGAACAGCGTGTGGTACGGGCGCGTCCGCTGA
- a CDS encoding urease subunit alpha — protein MNRISRADHAELFGPTTGDRVRLADTDLLIEIEEDRAGGPGRAGDEAVFGGGKVIRESMGQSRATRADGAPDTVITGAVVLDHWGVVKADVGLRDGRITGIGKAGNPDTMDGVHPDLVIGPETEVISGNGKILTAGAIDAHVHFICPQIADEALASGITTLVGGGTGPAEGSKATTVTPGSWHLAAMFEALEAYPLNIGLLGKGNTVSAEAMYAQLRGGAVGFKIHEDWGATPAVIDACLKVCDATGAQVALHTDTLNEAGFVGDTLAAIAGRTVHAYHTEGAGGGHAPDIITVVSRPNVLPSSTNPTRPHTVNTLEEHLDMLMVCHHLNPAVPEDLAFAESRIRPSTIAAEDVLHDLGAISIISSDSQAMGRIGEVVLRTWQTAHVMKRRRGALPGDGPADNLRARRYVAKYTINPAVAQGMDHEIGSVETGKLADLVLWDPAFFGVRPELVIKGGRIAYAQMGDANASIPTPQPVLPRPMFGAVGRAAAACSLNFVTATALDAALPERLDLRKPFTAIRSTRGVTKADMRLNDALPAVEVDPDTFTVTIDGEPVEPAPVAELPMAQRYFLF, from the coding sequence GTGAACCGGATCAGCCGCGCCGACCACGCCGAACTCTTCGGTCCCACCACCGGCGACCGGGTCCGGCTCGCCGACACCGATCTGCTGATCGAGATCGAGGAGGACCGGGCCGGCGGGCCCGGCCGGGCCGGCGACGAGGCGGTGTTCGGCGGCGGCAAGGTGATCCGCGAGTCGATGGGCCAGTCCCGCGCCACCCGCGCCGACGGCGCGCCCGACACGGTGATCACCGGTGCGGTCGTCCTCGACCACTGGGGCGTGGTCAAGGCCGACGTGGGCCTGCGCGACGGGCGGATCACCGGCATCGGCAAGGCCGGAAACCCGGACACCATGGACGGCGTCCACCCGGATCTCGTCATCGGCCCCGAGACCGAGGTCATCTCCGGCAACGGCAAGATCCTCACCGCCGGGGCGATCGACGCCCATGTGCACTTCATCTGCCCGCAGATCGCCGACGAGGCCCTGGCCTCCGGCATCACCACCCTGGTCGGCGGGGGCACCGGGCCGGCCGAGGGCAGCAAGGCCACCACCGTCACCCCCGGTTCCTGGCACCTCGCCGCGATGTTCGAGGCGCTGGAGGCATACCCGCTGAACATCGGGCTGCTGGGGAAGGGCAACACCGTCTCCGCCGAGGCGATGTACGCCCAGCTCCGCGGCGGCGCGGTCGGCTTCAAGATCCATGAGGACTGGGGCGCCACCCCGGCCGTCATCGACGCCTGCCTGAAGGTCTGCGACGCCACCGGCGCCCAGGTCGCCCTGCACACCGACACCCTCAACGAGGCCGGGTTCGTCGGCGACACGCTGGCCGCCATCGCCGGCCGGACCGTGCACGCCTACCACACCGAGGGCGCCGGCGGCGGGCACGCGCCGGACATCATCACCGTGGTCTCCCGGCCCAACGTGCTGCCCAGCTCCACCAACCCGACCCGCCCGCACACCGTCAACACGCTTGAGGAACACCTCGACATGCTGATGGTCTGCCACCACCTCAACCCGGCCGTGCCGGAGGACCTGGCCTTCGCCGAGTCCCGCATCCGGCCCAGCACCATCGCCGCCGAGGACGTCCTCCACGACCTCGGGGCGATCTCCATCATCTCCTCGGACTCCCAGGCCATGGGACGGATCGGGGAGGTGGTGCTCCGCACCTGGCAGACCGCGCACGTGATGAAACGGCGCCGGGGCGCGCTGCCCGGCGACGGCCCCGCCGACAACCTGCGGGCCCGCCGCTACGTCGCCAAATACACCATCAACCCGGCGGTCGCGCAGGGCATGGACCACGAGATCGGCTCGGTGGAGACCGGCAAGCTCGCCGACCTGGTGCTGTGGGACCCGGCGTTCTTCGGCGTACGGCCGGAACTGGTGATCAAGGGCGGCCGGATCGCCTACGCGCAGATGGGCGACGCCAACGCCTCCATCCCCACCCCGCAACCGGTGCTGCCCCGCCCGATGTTCGGGGCCGTGGGACGCGCCGCGGCCGCCTGCTCGCTCAACTTCGTGACCGCGACCGCGCTGGACGCCGCCCTCCCCGAGCGGCTGGACCTGCGCAAGCCGTTCACCGCCATCCGTAGCACCCGCGGCGTCACCAAGGCGGACATGCGCCTCAACGACGCCCTGCCGGCGGTGGAGGTGGACCCCGACACGTTCACCGTCACCATCGACGGGGAGCCGGTGGAGCCCGCGCCGGTCGCCGAGCTCCCCATGGCCCAGCGGTACTTCCTGTTCTGA
- a CDS encoding urease subunit gamma has translation MRLSPHEQERLLIHVAAEVAEKRRARGVRLNHPEAVALITVHVLEGARDGRSVAELMSSGREVVRRDEVMDGVPEMIRDVQVEATFPDGTKLVTVHQPIV, from the coding sequence GTGCGACTGAGCCCGCACGAACAGGAACGGCTGCTCATCCATGTGGCGGCCGAGGTGGCCGAGAAGCGGCGGGCGCGCGGGGTGCGCCTCAACCACCCCGAGGCGGTCGCCCTGATCACCGTGCACGTCCTCGAAGGCGCCCGGGACGGGCGCTCGGTGGCCGAACTCATGTCCTCCGGACGGGAGGTGGTCCGTCGTGACGAGGTGATGGACGGGGTGCCGGAGATGATCCGCGACGTCCAGGTCGAGGCCACCTTCCCCGACGGCACCAAGCTCGTCACCGTCCACCAGCCCATCGTCTGA
- a CDS encoding ATP-binding protein — MADQQEASVTLPSEPASVGRARGHVLDVLAGWGLPAGTETADTVRLIVSELATNAIVHTWGESPTFTVLLRLVRDEELRVGVGDSHRRWPRRLPAAVQQDNGRGLVIIRTLVAEAGGRLRVTPARSGGKTVWVSLPWPAPVG, encoded by the coding sequence ATGGCAGACCAGCAGGAAGCCTCCGTCACGCTGCCGAGTGAGCCGGCCTCGGTCGGCCGGGCCCGCGGCCATGTCCTCGACGTCCTCGCCGGCTGGGGGCTGCCGGCCGGTACCGAGACCGCCGACACGGTGCGTCTGATCGTCTCCGAGCTGGCCACCAACGCGATCGTGCACACCTGGGGCGAGTCACCCACGTTCACCGTGCTTCTCCGGCTCGTCCGCGACGAAGAGCTGCGGGTGGGGGTCGGCGACAGCCACCGCCGCTGGCCCCGGCGGCTGCCCGCCGCCGTCCAGCAGGACAACGGCCGGGGGCTCGTCATCATCCGCACCCTGGTCGCCGAGGCGGGCGGCCGGCTCCGCGTCACCCCCGCCCGGTCGGGCGGCAAGACGGTGTGGGTCTCCCTGCCCTGGCCGGCGCCGGTCGGCTGA
- the bioB gene encoding biotin synthase BioB: protein MDLLNTLVEKGLRRESPTREEALAVLATSDDELLDVVAAAGKVRRAWFGRRVKLNYLVNLKSGLCPEDCSYCSQRLGSKAEILKYTWLKPEEAAAAASAGVAGGAKRVCLVASGRGPTDRDVERVTKTIAAIKEQNEEVEVCACLGLLSEGQASRLKDAGADAYNHNLNTSEATYGDITTTHTYADRVETVQQAQAAGMSACSGLIAGMGESDEDLVDVVFSLRELDPDSVPVNFLIPFEGTPLAKEWNLTPQRCLRILAMVRFVCPDVEVRLAGGREVHLRSMQPLALHLANSIFLGDYLTSEGQAGKDDLAMIADAGFEVEGADTTTLPEHRRDAAAHGGCGGHGEGGCGPCGGGEPAAVPADGADAPEAVTAGGPRTDLVAVRRRGAGTDLPPNA from the coding sequence ATGGATCTGCTGAACACGCTGGTGGAGAAGGGCCTGCGGCGCGAGTCGCCGACCCGCGAAGAGGCGCTGGCCGTCCTGGCGACCTCCGATGACGAGCTGCTCGACGTGGTGGCGGCGGCGGGCAAGGTGCGCCGCGCCTGGTTCGGGCGGCGGGTGAAGCTCAACTATCTGGTGAACCTCAAATCGGGGCTCTGCCCGGAGGACTGCTCGTACTGCTCGCAGCGGCTCGGCTCCAAGGCGGAGATCCTCAAGTACACCTGGCTGAAGCCCGAGGAGGCGGCGGCCGCGGCGAGCGCGGGGGTCGCCGGGGGCGCGAAGCGGGTCTGCCTGGTGGCCAGCGGGCGCGGGCCGACCGACCGCGACGTGGAGCGGGTCACGAAGACCATCGCCGCGATCAAGGAGCAGAACGAGGAGGTCGAGGTGTGTGCCTGCCTCGGGCTGCTCTCCGAGGGGCAGGCGTCGCGGCTGAAGGACGCGGGCGCCGACGCGTACAACCACAACCTCAACACCTCCGAGGCCACCTACGGGGACATCACCACCACCCACACCTACGCGGACCGGGTGGAGACCGTGCAGCAGGCGCAGGCGGCGGGCATGTCGGCCTGCTCCGGCCTGATCGCGGGCATGGGCGAGAGCGACGAGGACCTGGTGGACGTGGTCTTCTCGCTGCGCGAGCTGGACCCGGACTCGGTGCCGGTCAACTTCCTGATCCCCTTCGAGGGGACCCCGCTCGCCAAGGAGTGGAACCTCACGCCGCAGCGCTGTCTGCGGATCCTCGCCATGGTCCGGTTCGTCTGCCCGGACGTGGAGGTGCGGCTGGCCGGCGGCCGTGAGGTGCACCTGCGGTCGATGCAGCCGCTCGCGCTGCACCTGGCGAATTCAATCTTCCTCGGCGACTACCTGACCAGCGAGGGCCAGGCGGGCAAGGACGACCTGGCGATGATCGCGGACGCCGGTTTCGAGGTGGAGGGAGCGGACACCACCACCCTGCCCGAGCACCGCCGGGACGCGGCCGCCCACGGCGGCTGCGGGGGCCACGGCGAGGGCGGCTGCGGGCCGTGCGGCGGCGGGGAGCCGGCCGCGGTCCCGGCGGACGGCGCGGACGCGCCGGAGGCGGTCACCGCCGGCGGGCCGCGCACCGACCTGGTCGCCGTGCGCCGCCGCGGCGCGGGAACGGACCTGCCGCCCAATGCCTGA